Proteins from a genomic interval of Sporolactobacillus sp. Y61:
- the fabZ gene encoding 3-hydroxyacyl-ACP dehydratase FabZ encodes MLNIDEIKKILPHRYPFLLVDNVLEVEEGKRAVGIKNVTANEPFFTGHFPDYPVMPGVLIVEALAQVSGIAVLHQGTAEKMLPLYAGIDKCRFKRQVRPGDQLRLESEILRFRSGFAKAKGVATVDGEVACEAEMLFALKKAE; translated from the coding sequence ATGTTGAACATAGATGAAATAAAAAAAATCCTGCCGCACCGCTATCCGTTTCTGCTCGTTGATAACGTCCTCGAAGTCGAAGAGGGAAAACGCGCCGTCGGGATTAAAAACGTCACAGCGAATGAGCCGTTTTTTACCGGCCATTTTCCGGATTATCCGGTGATGCCCGGCGTGCTGATCGTTGAGGCCCTTGCCCAGGTCAGCGGCATTGCTGTCCTGCATCAGGGAACAGCTGAAAAGATGCTGCCCCTTTACGCCGGCATCGACAAATGCCGTTTCAAACGTCAGGTGCGCCCCGGTGACCAGCTTCGCCTGGAGTCGGAAATTCTCCGCTTCCGCTCCGGATTCGCCAAAGCGAAAGGCGTCGCCACCGTTGACGGCGAGGTCGCCTGCGAAGCGGAAATGCTGTTTGCTCTGAAAAAAGCAGAATAA
- a CDS encoding flagellar hook-basal body protein codes for MIRGLYTAASAMIAQQRRTEMLSNNLNNVDTPGYKQDQDRLRSFPEMLIDRLGGDRPNPQRVGTIATGVYQDETIPDFTQGKLKETGKATDVALITSQLPVNPQTGAQEGTLLFNVRTPAGETRYTRNGHFTLSPRGELTDSNGNLVLSTAGQPIRLPSDQFDLTPDGTILINGAAADQIAVSYAADPHQLVKEGGSLFRLNGGAALPAVAGQADIAYTLRQGFTEGSNVSPDETVTDMMAAYRAFEASQKVILMLDQSLDKAVNQVGRVNG; via the coding sequence ATGATCAGAGGACTCTACACTGCGGCTTCCGCGATGATCGCCCAGCAGAGGCGCACGGAGATGCTGTCGAATAACCTGAACAATGTCGATACGCCCGGATACAAGCAGGATCAGGACAGACTCCGTTCCTTTCCGGAGATGCTGATCGACCGTCTCGGCGGCGACCGGCCGAATCCTCAGCGTGTCGGCACGATCGCGACAGGTGTGTATCAGGATGAGACGATCCCTGACTTCACCCAGGGAAAGCTGAAGGAAACCGGGAAGGCGACAGATGTGGCACTGATCACCTCACAGCTTCCGGTCAATCCGCAGACCGGTGCTCAGGAAGGCACGCTGCTCTTCAATGTACGGACACCGGCCGGCGAGACCCGCTACACGCGGAACGGGCATTTTACACTCAGTCCCAGGGGCGAACTGACCGACAGCAACGGCAATCTGGTCCTCAGCACAGCGGGTCAGCCGATTCGCCTTCCCTCCGACCAGTTTGACCTGACGCCAGACGGAACGATCCTGATCAACGGTGCAGCAGCTGATCAGATTGCGGTCAGCTACGCGGCTGATCCCCATCAACTTGTCAAAGAGGGCGGGAGCCTGTTTCGCCTGAACGGCGGAGCCGCTTTGCCCGCAGTAGCCGGTCAGGCTGATATCGCCTATACGCTGAGGCAGGGCTTCACCGAAGGATCAAACGTGTCGCCTGATGAGACGGTCACCGACATGATGGCCGCCTACCGGGCGTTTGAAGCCAGTCAGAAAGTCATCCTGATGCTGGATCAGTCACTGGATAAAGCAGTCAATCAGGTCGGCAGGGTAAACGGCTGA
- the spoIIID gene encoding sporulation transcriptional regulator SpoIIID: protein MHDYIKERTIKIGKHIVETKKTVRVIAREFGVSKSTVHKDLTERLPDINPELASAVKKVLDYHKSIRHLRGGEATRLKYQKETEKAVQS, encoded by the coding sequence GTGCACGACTACATCAAAGAGCGTACCATCAAGATTGGAAAGCATATCGTGGAGACAAAAAAGACGGTGCGGGTAATCGCCCGTGAGTTCGGAGTTTCAAAAAGTACGGTTCACAAAGATCTCACCGAGCGGCTGCCGGACATCAATCCCGAACTGGCGAGCGCGGTGAAAAAAGTTCTCGACTATCACAAATCAATCCGCCATCTGCGCGGCGGAGAAGCAACGCGGCTCAAATATCAGAAGGAGACAGAGAAAGCGGTCCAGTCCTGA
- a CDS encoding flagellar hook-basal body protein, with the protein MQRQMMATAVTLGQIQQQLATVADNIANVGTTGFKGRDASFSDLLFQNIRNVDPAADETDQAGRLTPSGIRAGNGAKIGDTRLDLTPGAIRQTGNPLDLALTDDHQFFTIGIAGPGGQRVTAYTRAGSFNAQPDPQNANQLRLLTKNGDPVLAQNGQPIMLPAGYRNLEIDGAGVITAVMANGARIASGQLGRVTVSRPQLLENQGNSLFTLPDLAPLGVGLGQVLQPVAANDRSVRQGELENANVDLADEMTELINLQRNYQLNARSLTLGDQMAGLVNGLVRG; encoded by the coding sequence ATGCAGCGGCAAATGATGGCAACAGCAGTCACACTGGGACAGATCCAGCAGCAGCTGGCCACTGTGGCAGACAATATAGCAAACGTCGGCACGACCGGGTTCAAAGGACGGGACGCCTCATTCAGCGACCTGCTTTTTCAGAACATCCGTAATGTCGATCCCGCAGCAGACGAGACCGATCAGGCGGGCCGGCTGACTCCCTCCGGCATCCGTGCGGGCAACGGGGCAAAAATCGGCGATACCCGTCTGGATCTGACGCCCGGCGCCATCCGGCAGACGGGCAATCCGCTTGACCTGGCTCTGACGGATGACCATCAGTTTTTCACGATCGGCATCGCCGGACCCGGCGGTCAGCGGGTGACCGCCTATACACGCGCCGGCAGTTTTAACGCTCAGCCGGATCCGCAGAACGCCAATCAGCTGCGCCTGCTTACGAAAAACGGTGATCCAGTGCTGGCTCAGAATGGTCAGCCGATCATGCTTCCTGCCGGTTACCGCAATCTCGAGATTGATGGCGCGGGAGTGATCACCGCAGTGATGGCAAATGGTGCCCGGATTGCCTCCGGACAGCTCGGCAGAGTTACGGTCAGCCGGCCGCAGCTGCTGGAAAATCAGGGGAACAGCCTTTTTACCCTTCCTGATCTGGCCCCGCTGGGTGTCGGACTGGGCCAGGTGCTCCAGCCTGTCGCGGCAAATGACCGGTCCGTCCGGCAGGGGGAACTGGAAAATGCAAATGTCGATCTGGCCGATGAGATGACGGAACTGATCAATCTGCAGCGCAATTATCAGCTGAACGCACGCTCACTGACTCTCGGGGATCAGATGGCAGGACTTGTAAACGGGCTCGTGCGTGGATAA
- a CDS encoding DNA-directed RNA polymerase subunit beta, producing the protein MMAKDKNLHSKTAGTPAGETRESVKKAKAEARKAERKQESKKESQPVYNPFFNYHKRKFPIWQRLVLLISICAIALVGGAMFGYGVIGKGNPWEVFNPNTWQHILDFLRTD; encoded by the coding sequence ATGATGGCGAAAGATAAAAATCTACATAGTAAAACCGCGGGAACGCCGGCCGGCGAAACGCGGGAGTCGGTAAAAAAGGCAAAAGCTGAAGCCCGAAAAGCCGAGCGAAAACAGGAGAGCAAAAAGGAAAGCCAGCCGGTGTACAATCCCTTTTTCAATTATCATAAGCGGAAATTCCCGATCTGGCAGCGCCTGGTTCTGCTGATCAGTATCTGCGCCATCGCCCTGGTCGGGGGTGCCATGTTCGGCTACGGTGTTATCGGGAAGGGCAACCCCTGGGAGGTCTTTAATCCGAATACATGGCAGCACATTCTGGACTTTTTGAGAACTGATTAA